CCGCCGGAAAGATACCCGGCGCCGTGGTCCTGAAAAATGGCGACGAGAAGCGGTTCTCCGGCGCCCGGGAAAATTCTCCCGGCATCCGGGTGGTCGCCGTTCCGGCCTACAATCTCATCCACGAGCGCAGCCCCGGAGTCCCCTTTCACCCCAGGGGGGACGGCAACGGCTACGTCCTCACCTTCGGGAACAAGAGAGTGTACGTGGCCGGCGACACGGAGAACATCCCCGAGATGAAGGTCCTCACCGGGGTCGACATCGCGTTCCTTCCGATGAATCTCCCGTACACCATGACCCCGGAGATGGCGGCAGACGCCGCACGCACGATCCGCCCGAAGATCCTCTACCCCTATCATTTCGGCGAGACCGACACCTCACGGATCGTTGAACTCCTGCGGGACCGGAAGGAGACCGAGGTGCGCGTCCGGCGGATGCAGTGAGCTCTTCCTCGAGACCACCGTCATCCAGCCGCCGATCCTTTCCATTTCCCGCGTCTCCATGCAGGCGACCGGGTCGATGCCGATCGCGGCGACGTGAGCGGCCCCGGGTTTGCGCGCCGCGATCGCAAGGATGCCCGTCCCCGTTCCGACATCCGGGACGGTTTCACTCCCCTTGATGAACTTTTCGAGTGCGACGAGGCACCCTGCCGTGGTGCCGTGTCCGCCGGTGCCGAATGCGGTCCGCTATTCCGAGACGTCCACCAGGAGACCGGTTCGCTTCCGGCACGCTTTCCGGATTTTCGCCGGGTCGACCCGGCCGTCCAGGTGTTTCGCTTCCAGAACCTTCAGCGCTTTGCCGTACAGATCCTTCCCGTTCCCATCACCGTGAACCTGCAGGTAGACACGATCCCCTCTGGCCGCCGCCTTCACGGGTTGGTCGACGATGACGACCGTCGTCCTGCGCTTGACCATCCCGAACAGCCGGACGATATCCTCCGGGTACAACCGGATGCATCCGTGACTGCTGCGCATCCCGATCCCCCAGGGGCGATTCGTCCCATGAATCAGCAAGGTCGGGTCCGATAGCCGAAGCGCGTGGCTTCCCATCGGGTTGTCCGGGCCGGGGGGTACGACGGCCGGGAGGTCCGGCTCCTCCTTCCGGATCGACTCCGGGACATTCCATGCGGGGTTCCTGATTTTTCCGATGACGGTGAACGTCCCGACCGGGGTCTCCTTCCCCTGGTCACCGATGCCGATCGGGAAGGTCGTTACGGTTCGTGAACGATCGGGCGAAAAGACGAAGAGACGCATCTCCGCGATGTTGACGACGATCCCTTTCCTGATCGGCGCGTCCGGAAGAATCCATCGGGTGGGGAGGACGATCCGGCGTCCCGGATCGGGGATGAAAGGATCGACACGGGGATTGGCCGCGGTGATCGCCCCGAAGCCGATGTCGTATTGCCTGCCGATCTCGGGGAGCGATTCGTCGGCCTTGACCACGTGGGTCGCCTGCCTGCCGATGACCGTTCCTTGAAGTTCATACCTGGCCGCGAGAGAAGAAGTCGGCATCGGACATGAAACCAGGACCGTCAGCGATGCCAGGAACATTGCACGCTTCCGTCTCATGTCATGAAGATGGAGGGGCCGGGTACGGATTGGCCCCTCCTCCTGCTGCGTGGCGCCCCTACTTCTTCTGCTGCAGGTGGAACATTTTCTCGGTCTTCGCGGCGGCGGCTTCCGCATTTTTCGCCGCTTCCTCGGCATTTTTCGCCGCGGCCTCGGCTTTGCCCGCGTCGCCGGCGGCGCGGGCCGCATCCGCTTCCGCCTTCTTCGCCATGTCCTTCGCTTCCGCGATCTCCGCCCGGGCGGCCTTGGCCTCGGCCATCGACAGCTCGCCCCCCTTCACGGCCTGGTCGACCTTGCCCTCAAGGGCGTTCAGTTTGGCCTCGATACTGCCGATGCGATCGGAGAGCGGGTCAACCTGCGTCTTGACATACTCCTTCGTCGCGCAACCTGACGCGAACAGCAAGACGATCGACGAGATGACGAGCGCTGCCTTTTTCATGGAACGACCTCCCGAAAGGTATTGTGTTACTACCCGGAAAAACCTCGCGCCGGTCTTCCATCTCGCGCTCCTCCTTTCGCATTCGGAGGAGGCCGCCGACGCCGTCCGGTTTCGCTTTCGCGCTCCCCGAATCTCATGAGGGATGCAATTATAATATGAAATTGTAGCGCAATTATCCGAAGATTGTTTCCGGTTTCCGCGACGTGACCCGGTTGCCGTCCCGGACGACTTCCCGGTCCTCGTACCGGGCCCCGGCGTTCACCAGGTCGTCCTTGATGGCGAAGAAGCAGGTCGCCTTCCTGCCGCGCAACACGTCCGCCGAAACCAGCATCCACCCGCCATGGCAGATCGCCGCGACCACTTTCCCTCTCGCGAACACGCCGCGGACCAGGGCGATCTCACGTCCCCTTCCCGTGAGCGTTGTGCGCACGGCCGCCACGTTCTGGGACGGGGCGATATTGTAGCGCGGGGACAGCGCAGGGATGCCGGACACGCCAAACTCCCGGGAAAGAACCTTGTCCGCTTCGAACAGGGTGAACCGGCCGCACATCGACGGGCCTCCACTCGGGCGATTGTTCGGGTCCCCGGCACACCATGGTTCCATCTCGAGTGTCACATGGCGTCGGATCGCCGGGCCGGAAACGGGAGGCTCGATCGGAACCGGCAACGCGTCGATCCTGGATCATGGGCTCCGCACCGGGGTGTCGGAGCGGAAATCTGACGTGCGTGGGGAGATGCATCATTCCGCCATGGAATTAATTTGGCCATAAAAGGGAATAAATTCCCCATCGGTGCCGGAAAAGAAAATGGAATCGTGCCGCTGCGGATGGGAATACCCCGACGAGTTGGAATCCGCAGAATGGACTTGTGCGGGAATGGAGGGTCGATCCGGAGAGGGACTTCGTCCTGGTTGTTGACAGGGTGGGATTTATTCGTACAGGAGGCGGAGCGCCCTACGGCTGGTGAACGCCCGCTCCTCGCGCGCCCAATCCGGCGCGAGGTCGCGCCACCCCCGGCCCCGTTCGATCACCTCCCGCTCGCGGGACGAGCCGCACAGCAGGTCGAACGCCGGGATGCCTTTCACGAATTCGTACGCTTCCGTCCGCCATCGGAAGCGCTCCGGATCCTGGGCGCGCGCCGCGGCCACGCCCGCCACACCGGTGCGGAAGGGACGGAACGCCTCGCGGTCGACGACGGAGACCTCGACGCCGTGGCAACGCCTGCCGGCATGCTTGTCCCACGTCGGGACGAAGCGGACGGGCCGGAACCGGACCCCCGGCAGGCGTTCGGCCGCGAGCGCCTCCGAAAGGGCGTCGGCGTCGAGCCAGGGCGCGCCGAACAGTTCGAACGGCCGGGTGGTGCCCCGTCCCTCGCTCAGGTTCGTCCCTTCCAGCAGGCACATCCCGGGATAGACGAGCGCCGTCTCCGGCGTCGGCATGTTGGGGGATGGAAAGACCCACGGCAGCAGGGTGTCCCGCTGGGACATGGCCCGCCGCCAGCCGCGGCAGGGGATCACCGTGAGCGCCACGTCGAGTCCCCGCTCTTCCCGGTATAGTCCGGCCAGCTCGCCGACGGTCAGGCCGTGGCGCACGGCCACGTCGTGCACTCCGCAGAAGCTTTCGAAGCCGGGTCGAAGGGCCGGCCCTTCGACCCGGCGCCCGCCGATCGGGTTCGGCCGGTCGAGAACGAAGAAATCGAGCTTCGCCCGCCCGGCGGCCTCCATGCAAAACAGCATGGTGGCCTGGTATGTGTAGTAGCGCGCGCCGACGTCCTGGATGTCGAAGACCAGCGCGTCGAGCCCCCGCAGCGTCCTGCCCGCCGGCCGAAGCGACCCGGCGCCGTTTCCGTACAACGAGTGGACCGGAACCCCGATCTTCCGGTCGCGTCCCCCGTGCGCGGCGGCCATGTACTGGATCTCCCCGCGGACGCCGTGTTCCGGGCCGAAGAGGGCGGCAAGCCGCACGCCCCGCGCCTCGTGGAACAGGTCCGCGGCGTGACGCAGGCGCCGGTCCACCGACGCGGGGTTGCAGATCAGCCCCACCGTACGCCCCCGCAGGGGGGCGAAACGCTTCTCGACGAGCACGTCGAGGCCGGTCCGGACCCTCTCCGTGCGACGCCCGGCGACCGGGCCCGCGTCTCCCATGATCGAGAAAGATATCACAACTCGTTCCGGACGTCCGGAGTGTGGCATTGTCCGGAAACCTTCTGTCCCGGCGCGCGTCGAAATCATGAGGTGCGTCACACATTCTTCCATCGAAAAGGAGTCCGCCATGCAGGAGCGCAAGGGAGTGATCACGTTCAAGGGGAACCCGATGACCCTCCTCGGGCCGGAGATCAAGGCGGGGGACAGGGCCCCCGACTTCCGCGTCGTGGACACGGGGCTGGCGCCGGTGACGCTCGCGGATTTCAAGGGGAAGGTCAAGATCATCAGCGCCGTCCCGTCCCTCGACACGCCGACGTGCGACACGGAGACGCGGCGGTTCAACCAGGAGGCGGCGAAGCTCCCGGGGAACGTCGTCGTCCTCACGGTCAGCCTCGACCTCCCGTTCGCCCAGAAGCGATGGTGCGCGGCGGCCGGGATCGACAAGGTGAAGACCCTCTCCGACTACCAGGACCGCTCCTTCGCCTTCGCCTACGGGGTGCTCATCAAGGAGCTGAAGCTCCTGTCCCGGTCGATCTTCGTCGTCGACGGAAGCGACACGGTGCGGTACGTCCAGAACGTGAAGGAGGTGTCCCAGGAGCCGGACTACGACGCGGCCCTTGCGGCGGCGCGGGATCTCCGGTAGAAAGGTAACGAGAGGACGAGGAAGATGCGCGAAGCGACGGGACCGCTGCCGATTGCCTGGGCGAAGAAGGAGATCGCACTGCTGCCCGGGATGGCGAACCGGCACGGGCTGATCGCCGGCGCCACGGGCACGGGGAAGACCGTCACGCTGCGGGTGCTGGCCGAGCGGTTCAGCGCCATCGGCGTCCCGGTCTTCCTGGCCGACGTGAAAGGGGACCTCTCCGGAATCCCAAGGGTCGGGGGAGAGAACCCCAAGGTGGTCGAGCGGGTGGCGAAGCTGGGACTGGCCCCGTTCGCGTACGAGGGATACCCCGTCACCTTCTGGGACCTCTTCGGGGAGCAGGGGCATCCCGTCCGTGCGACCGTCTCGGAGATGGGTCCCCTCCTGCTCGGCAGGATCCTGAACCTCAACGACATCCAGGGCGGCGTGCTCAGCCTGATCTTCCGGATCGCCGACGACAACGGCCTCCTGTTGCTGGACCTCAAGGACCTGCGGGAGATGGCGCGGTTCGTCGGTGACAACGCCGGACAGTTCCGGACGGAGTACGGGAACATCTCCGCGGCGAGCGTCGGAGCGATCCAGCGTGGGCTCCTGACGCTCGAGGAGCAGGGCGGGGACCGCTTCTTCGGGGAGCCTGCGCTCGACCTCCAGGATCTCCTGCAGACCGATCCCTCCGGCAAGGGGATGATCAATATCCTGGCCGCCTCCCGGCTGATGGCGTCGCCCGCGCTCTACGCCACGTTCCTGCTCTATCTCCTGTCGGAGCTCTTCGAGCGGCTCCCCGAGGTGGGAGACCCGGAGAAACCGTCCCTCGTCTTCTTCTTCGACGAGGCCCACCTTCTCTTCGCGGACGTGCCGAAACCGCTCGAGCAGAAGATCGAGCAGGTGGTCCGGCTCATCCGCTCCAAGGGCGTGGGCATCTATTTCGTCACCCAGAATCCGCTCGACCTGCCCGAGACGGTGCTGGGCCAGCTGGGGAACCGCGTGCAGCACGCCCTGCGGGCGTTCACCCCCGGCGACCAGAGGGCGGTCAAGGCGGCCGCGGACACGTTCCGTACGAACCCGAAGCTGGACGTCGTCAAGGCGATCACCGAGCTCGGCGTGGGGGAGGCGCTCGTGTCGGTCCTGGATCCGAAAGGGGCGCCCACCGTCGTGGAGCGCGCCTTCATCCTACCGCCCCGGAGCCGGCTTACCCCCCTCTCCCCGGAGGAGCGGGCGCAGGTCATCCGGGAATCGGTCCTCCACGGACACTACGAGCGCATCGTCGACCGGGAGTCCGCCTACGAGAAGCTGAAGGAGAAGGCGGCACGGCGCCAGGCGGAGGAAGAGGCCGTCGGCACGGCTCCGCAAAGCGGCGGGGCGGGACGGCGCGGCGCGGAACCGCGATCCGAAACGGGCGTCCTGCTCGGCGCGATGGTCAAGAGCGCGGCGCACGCCATCGGCGGCCAGCTTGGCCGGCAGATCATCCGGGGCGTCCTCGGGTCCATCCTCGGCGGGCGAAGGCGGTAACCCTTGTTCTCCCCTTCGGGGCGGACCGGCGTCTTCTATCACCCTTCCTTTTCCCGGCGCAGCTACCTGACGATCGGGGCGCGGCTGGCCGACTTTCCGATGGCCCTCGACGGGGTCCTGCGCGATGAGCGGGTCAAGCTCTACGAGCCGGGGCCCGTCTCGCGGGAATTGGTGCTGAAGGTCCATACCGCGGGGCTGATCGAAGGGGTGAAGGGGGATCCGCACTGCTCCACCGCCTGGCATTCGGCGGGCGGCGTGGTGATGGCGGGGGAGAAGATCGCCGAAGGGGAGATCGGCAACGCCTTCGCGTTCATCGGCGCGGGGGGGCACCACTCCGGACGGGACTTCTTCGGTGGATACTGCTGCTTCAACGACGTCGCGCTCTGCGTCGTCAACC
This window of the Deltaproteobacteria bacterium CG2_30_66_27 genome carries:
- a CDS encoding lipid hydroperoxide peroxidase, encoding MQERKGVITFKGNPMTLLGPEIKAGDRAPDFRVVDTGLAPVTLADFKGKVKIISAVPSLDTPTCDTETRRFNQEAAKLPGNVVVLTVSLDLPFAQKRWCAAAGIDKVKTLSDYQDRSFAFAYGVLIKELKLLSRSIFVVDGSDTVRYVQNVKEVSQEPDYDAALAAARDLR
- a CDS encoding ATP-binding protein, whose product is MREATGPLPIAWAKKEIALLPGMANRHGLIAGATGTGKTVTLRVLAERFSAIGVPVFLADVKGDLSGIPRVGGENPKVVERVAKLGLAPFAYEGYPVTFWDLFGEQGHPVRATVSEMGPLLLGRILNLNDIQGGVLSLIFRIADDNGLLLLDLKDLREMARFVGDNAGQFRTEYGNISAASVGAIQRGLLTLEEQGGDRFFGEPALDLQDLLQTDPSGKGMINILAASRLMASPALYATFLLYLLSELFERLPEVGDPEKPSLVFFFDEAHLLFADVPKPLEQKIEQVVRLIRSKGVGIYFVTQNPLDLPETVLGQLGNRVQHALRAFTPGDQRAVKAAADTFRTNPKLDVVKAITELGVGEALVSVLDPKGAPTVVERAFILPPRSRLTPLSPEERAQVIRESVLHGHYERIVDRESAYEKLKEKAARRQAEEEAVGTAPQSGGAGRRGAEPRSETGVLLGAMVKSAAHAIGGQLGRQIIRGVLGSILGGRRR
- a CDS encoding metal-dependent hydrolase, which encodes MKGLSIVIMSLMTLLAGTAFGKDRYETDVIPTGSGDLTITFLGHASLLFTFDGMTIAIDPYGKVADYATLPKADIILVTHGHSDHLDLGAINAIRSDRTVVAANPAAAGKIPGAVVLKNGDEKRFSGARENSPGIRVVAVPAYNLIHERSPGVPFHPRGDGNGYVLTFGNKRVYVAGDTENIPEMKVLTGVDIAFLPMNLPYTMTPEMAADAARTIRPKILYPYHFGETDTSRIVELLRDRKETEVRVRRMQ